A genomic region of Granulicella sp. L56 contains the following coding sequences:
- a CDS encoding ribonuclease J — protein sequence MTLDKLKMIPLGGLGEFGMNCMALRWQDDIIVIDAGLMFPEEELLGVDIVVPDISYLTENREKVRAILLTHGHEDHIGGLPWILSELNVPVYGTEFTLAYVEGKLEEHRLLDDADLNEMIPGKRFTLGPFSVMPIRVTHSLVDCVALAIHTPVGVILHTGDFKVDLSPPDNKPFDLHAFAELGKQGVLALLQDSTNVDRSGYTPSERAVRPRLDEIFGQAKKKLFFSCFSSSIHRIRLAMELAHQHGRKVAIIGRSLDNSTEIAQDLGYLDLPQGLIINPGHIKDHPANKLCIMISGTQGEPMSALSRAAVNNHKFAHIDAGDTVLMSSRVIPGNEKSIYRVIDHLERRDAKVIYDDGASGLIHVSGHGSQEELRLMINLVRPKFFIPVHGDYRHLKRHIELASSMGVVEKTILLEDGDVLELDKNSATKTGKVTVGRVCIDSGGSSNDVVGDLIIRDRKHLSEDGIVLPIIAINKRTGLLENAPEIVMRGMAVAEEGLIPEARQIVQRTLDNSSPEEKADYGVIKEKIRNDLKRYIQKSTSRRPLIMPVILEI from the coding sequence ATGACACTTGATAAATTGAAGATGATTCCGCTGGGGGGCCTGGGTGAGTTCGGGATGAACTGCATGGCTCTCCGCTGGCAGGATGACATTATTGTCATCGACGCCGGTCTGATGTTTCCCGAAGAAGAGTTGCTGGGTGTGGATATTGTTGTTCCGGACATCAGTTACCTGACTGAAAACCGCGAGAAGGTTCGCGCCATCCTTTTGACTCACGGGCACGAAGACCACATCGGCGGTCTGCCCTGGATCCTCTCCGAATTGAATGTTCCCGTCTACGGGACCGAGTTCACCCTGGCCTATGTCGAGGGCAAACTCGAAGAGCACCGCCTGCTGGACGACGCCGACCTGAACGAGATGATTCCCGGCAAGCGGTTTACACTGGGGCCTTTCTCGGTCATGCCCATTCGCGTGACCCACTCGTTGGTGGACTGCGTTGCGCTGGCGATTCACACTCCTGTGGGCGTCATTCTGCACACCGGCGACTTCAAGGTCGATCTTTCGCCCCCGGACAATAAGCCGTTCGATCTCCATGCATTTGCGGAGTTGGGTAAGCAAGGCGTTTTGGCGCTATTGCAGGACTCCACCAACGTCGACCGCTCCGGCTATACGCCGAGCGAGCGTGCGGTGCGTCCGCGATTGGATGAGATCTTTGGACAGGCCAAGAAGAAGCTGTTCTTCAGTTGTTTTTCGTCCTCGATTCACCGTATTCGCCTGGCGATGGAGTTGGCGCACCAGCATGGCCGCAAGGTTGCGATCATCGGTCGCTCGCTCGATAACTCGACCGAGATCGCGCAGGACCTTGGCTACCTCGATCTGCCGCAGGGGCTGATTATCAATCCCGGCCACATCAAGGACCATCCGGCCAACAAGCTGTGCATCATGATCAGCGGAACGCAGGGCGAGCCTATGAGCGCTCTGAGCCGAGCCGCGGTCAACAACCATAAGTTCGCGCACATCGATGCAGGCGACACCGTGCTGATGAGCTCGCGCGTCATTCCCGGCAATGAGAAGTCCATCTATCGCGTCATCGACCATCTGGAGCGTCGCGACGCCAAGGTCATCTATGACGACGGTGCTTCAGGGCTGATCCACGTCAGCGGACACGGCAGCCAGGAAGAGCTGCGGCTGATGATCAACCTCGTCCGTCCAAAGTTCTTCATCCCCGTGCACGGCGACTATCGCCATTTGAAACGGCATATAGAGCTTGCTAGCTCAATGGGAGTTGTGGAGAAGACGATTCTGCTCGAGGACGGCGACGTTCTGGAGTTAGACAAGAACTCCGCTACCAAGACTGGCAAGGTTACCGTGGGTCGCGTCTGCATCGACTCTGGCGGCTCCTCAAACGATGTCGTTGGAGACCTTATCATCCGCGACCGCAAGCATCTCAGCGAAGACGGAATCGTGTTGCCGATTATTGCCATCAATAAACGGACTGGACTGCTTGAGAATGCACCCGAGATCGTGATGCGTGGCATGGCTGTGGCCGAGGAGGGCTTGATCCCCGAGGCGCGGCAGATCGTGCAGCGCACGCTCGATAACTCCAGCCCGGAGGAGAAGGCCGATTACGGTGTCATCAAAGAGAAGATTCGCAATGACCTCAAGCGGTATATCCAGAAGAGCACCAGCCGGCGACCGTTGATTATGCCGGTGATTCTGGAGATCTGA
- a CDS encoding PA2169 family four-helix-bundle protein — protein sequence MSSDSGKQHEIERVLLSVINSLRDSQKGFADLGEHLKDETLKRYFLAESLKRASFRGDLEEALHQNGVHDIKENGTAVGTLHRVWGDLKAKLGGGDHGLLDTAESGEDEAKKAYADALNQELPLPIRQLLAEQQAHILTSHDYVRNHRDALAAK from the coding sequence ATGTCAAGCGATTCCGGCAAGCAGCACGAGATAGAGCGCGTTCTGCTCTCAGTCATCAACAGCCTTCGGGACAGCCAGAAAGGCTTCGCCGACCTCGGCGAGCACCTTAAGGACGAGACGCTCAAGCGATATTTCCTTGCTGAGTCGCTCAAGCGGGCCAGTTTTCGTGGCGACCTCGAAGAGGCGCTTCATCAGAACGGTGTCCATGACATCAAGGAAAACGGCACTGCCGTCGGAACATTGCACCGTGTTTGGGGCGATCTCAAAGCCAAGCTTGGCGGTGGCGACCACGGCTTGCTCGACACCGCCGAGAGTGGCGAAGACGAAGCGAAGAAGGCTTACGCCGATGCTCTGAACCAGGAACTTCCTTTGCCCATCCGTCAGCTTCTGGCCGAGCAGCAGGCCCACATCCTTACCTCGCACGACTACGTTCGCAATCATCGCGACGCCTTGGCAGCGAAATAA
- a CDS encoding DNA translocase FtsK: MKTLRLVSTPTRNRRLNEIIGLTVLVGAALLLLALATYTSTDPSFNTVGPYATGRPAHNWTGIIGAYVADALLQAIGVAAFFLPLVLGRLGLCWMWSRPAGSPLAKSIGLGLWVIFGPAAIALLPGHMLWHRTLPIEGVSGRLLSDVMVQYLNLPGACIVVALMVALSLYLTTTFTFNTAREWSLIHFSFAQSMWERWARWRSNRKNASIAAAKEAYGNKREQAELKAQRAREQAERRNNKVESNTLLGGLFRWWGKKRTEPISVDPQEEIAEEPTSMWQAMPRTFVDAPPVTSFSTAAAAAAPYADALAKAATPGNALDGESNFQPHGFEAERVAAPIRTVKRAEEPRATAFTPIPATPHGGAEDDISFGKRADADIKTVTIVPKSVRGYKLPPSSLLHRSEEQATVREDALREEARVLVEKSAEFGVNGQVTQINPGPVVTTFEFRPEAGVKVARITGLADDLCLAMAAESILIERMAGKSTVGIQVPNHERETIWLRDVVECESFAQSKSKLVIALGKDINGRIVTADLASMPHVLIAGSTGSGKSVAINAMIMSVLFKNTPEQVRMILVDPKRVELGMYEGIPHLFTPIITEAKLAANALRNAVREMERRLKLLAANHVRNIDQFNKLFDHGSDYLFEDVNQEPLPYIIIIIDELADLMMLDRSNVEESITRLAQMARAVGIHLILATQRPSVDVITGLIKANVPTRMSFRLATKVDSRTIIDSNGAESLLGRGDMLYLPPGTSRVQRVHAPFVTEKEISAVTAFWKAQGEAEYVHGFLEGPKDETGKDGDGGDSENDDPMYDDAVRLVFEFGKASTSLLQRRLRIGYGRAAHLIDLMHSDGLVGPADGSKPREILRSPDWVSEVDAAIR, encoded by the coding sequence ATGAAGACACTGAGACTAGTTTCGACTCCGACCCGCAATCGGCGGCTGAACGAGATTATCGGGCTGACCGTTCTGGTCGGCGCTGCGCTGCTTCTACTTGCGCTGGCGACCTATACATCGACCGATCCTTCATTCAATACTGTGGGGCCTTATGCTACTGGCCGCCCCGCACATAACTGGACCGGCATCATCGGCGCTTATGTAGCCGATGCATTGTTGCAGGCGATTGGTGTGGCAGCATTTTTTCTGCCGCTGGTGCTTGGAAGGCTGGGACTGTGCTGGATGTGGTCGCGCCCGGCTGGCTCTCCGCTGGCAAAGAGCATTGGACTGGGACTGTGGGTCATCTTCGGCCCGGCAGCGATTGCCTTGTTGCCCGGACACATGCTCTGGCATCGTACGCTGCCGATCGAAGGCGTGAGCGGACGGCTCCTCTCAGACGTAATGGTGCAGTATCTCAACCTTCCGGGCGCCTGCATTGTGGTTGCGCTCATGGTGGCGCTATCGCTGTACCTCACCACAACTTTCACCTTCAACACGGCGCGCGAATGGAGCTTGATTCACTTCTCGTTTGCCCAATCCATGTGGGAGCGGTGGGCCCGCTGGCGCAGCAACCGGAAGAATGCCAGCATCGCGGCGGCGAAGGAGGCCTACGGCAACAAGCGCGAGCAGGCCGAACTGAAGGCGCAACGCGCCCGCGAACAGGCAGAGCGCAGAAACAACAAGGTCGAAAGCAATACCCTGCTGGGCGGTCTGTTCCGCTGGTGGGGGAAAAAGCGGACGGAGCCTATCTCAGTTGATCCACAGGAAGAAATCGCGGAAGAACCGACGTCGATGTGGCAGGCCATGCCGCGAACATTCGTGGATGCTCCTCCCGTAACTTCATTTAGCACCGCTGCTGCCGCGGCTGCTCCATATGCGGATGCATTGGCAAAGGCGGCAACACCCGGCAATGCACTCGACGGCGAATCAAACTTTCAGCCCCACGGTTTCGAAGCAGAGCGAGTTGCTGCTCCCATTCGCACAGTGAAGAGAGCGGAAGAACCAAGGGCCACGGCATTTACACCGATTCCGGCTACTCCGCATGGGGGCGCAGAGGACGACATCTCCTTTGGCAAACGGGCCGATGCCGATATCAAGACGGTAACGATCGTGCCCAAAAGCGTGCGCGGCTATAAGTTGCCGCCCTCTTCACTGCTGCATCGCAGCGAGGAGCAAGCCACCGTGCGCGAAGACGCTCTGCGCGAAGAAGCGCGCGTGCTGGTGGAGAAGTCCGCCGAGTTCGGTGTCAACGGTCAGGTGACGCAGATCAATCCGGGCCCGGTGGTCACAACCTTTGAGTTTCGTCCCGAGGCTGGCGTAAAGGTCGCACGCATCACCGGACTGGCCGATGACCTGTGCCTGGCAATGGCCGCCGAGTCAATCCTGATTGAGCGGATGGCAGGCAAAAGTACGGTCGGCATTCAGGTCCCAAATCATGAACGCGAGACAATCTGGCTGCGCGATGTGGTCGAATGCGAGAGCTTTGCGCAGAGTAAGAGCAAGCTGGTGATCGCGCTAGGCAAGGACATCAATGGCCGCATCGTCACTGCCGATCTGGCTTCCATGCCGCACGTGCTCATCGCCGGATCGACTGGATCAGGTAAATCGGTAGCGATCAACGCGATGATTATGAGCGTGCTTTTCAAGAACACGCCGGAGCAGGTGAGGATGATCCTCGTCGATCCGAAGCGCGTTGAGCTTGGCATGTACGAAGGCATTCCTCATCTATTTACGCCGATCATCACCGAGGCGAAGCTCGCCGCAAATGCACTGCGAAACGCCGTGCGCGAGATGGAGCGGCGGTTGAAACTGCTCGCTGCCAATCACGTTCGCAACATCGACCAGTTCAACAAGCTCTTCGACCACGGCAGCGACTATCTGTTTGAGGACGTAAACCAGGAGCCGCTGCCCTACATCATCATCATCATCGACGAGCTGGCCGACCTGATGATGCTCGACCGCTCGAACGTGGAAGAGTCTATTACGCGGCTGGCACAGATGGCGCGTGCCGTCGGCATCCACCTTATCCTTGCGACGCAGCGTCCTTCGGTCGATGTCATTACCGGCTTGATCAAGGCGAACGTGCCTACGCGCATGAGCTTCCGTCTGGCGACCAAGGTAGATTCACGAACGATCATCGACTCGAACGGTGCCGAGAGCCTGTTGGGACGGGGCGATATGCTCTACCTGCCGCCGGGAACGAGCCGCGTACAGCGTGTCCACGCTCCGTTCGTCACTGAAAAAGAGATCTCCGCCGTCACCGCATTCTGGAAGGCGCAGGGCGAGGCAGAGTATGTGCACGGCTTCCTCGAAGGGCCAAAGGATGAAACGGGCAAGGACGGAGATGGGGGCGACAGTGAAAATGACGACCCCATGTACGACGACGCCGTGCGCCTGGTCTTCGAATTTGGCAAGGCGAGCACCTCCCTGCTGCAACGGCGTCTGCGCATCGGCTACGGGCGCGCCGCCCACCTGATTGACCTGATGCACAGCGATGGACTGGTTGGGCCTGCAGACGGATCAAAGCCGCGGGAGATCCTGCGGTCGCCTGACTGGGTGAGCGAAGTAGACGCGGCAATTCGATAA
- a CDS encoding DUF2339 domain-containing protein — MKDSTAKPCRNDGKVLPMGQEAESARQDRETQFANELASLSERVKALESEVAQLRGSSPAKSAATVAPPLVTAPKGVADTPRASLENRIGSQLFSRIGIVALLIGAAWFLQLAINNRWIGPLGRILVGLIAGAGLIVWSERFRDRGFKVFSWSLKAIGSGVLYLSLWAAVQLYHLLPASGAIAAMVLVTAWNAFMAWSQDSEILAAYALAGGMATPLLLSTGGNHEIFLFTYILAIDVAMVLLLRLKPWPRLLLGAFPATVAYFIGWYIAFNSAAQLAPTALFVFLFFAVFISVPIGWKESQRLTQAGKRGAFRITEIFLPLANAIFASLALYVLLQDAGHHSLLPWLMVLFAVVYLGLLRLPQTSIASAVHLSLAVVFLTIAIPLKASGRWITVGWFVEAVALLWASARLETATEDAASASAHRILRSLAVAALALGCCGLMLQPLWFGKPVHAAFLNGRFATALFGIAVLACAAWISLHARHSNEGSPRWLHIAGASIIALNLVAIVACVRELDTVWGHTAAHSDAELQKALAVSAFLMIYGAVLLAVGFWKRTAFIRWQALILIVFTIAKTFVYDMRSLSQGYRVVSFLGLGALLMAVSFAYQKDWLALRDSEPEDKGVE, encoded by the coding sequence GTGAAAGATTCAACTGCCAAACCCTGCCGCAATGACGGTAAAGTATTGCCAATGGGACAAGAGGCGGAATCCGCGCGGCAGGATCGTGAAACGCAATTTGCCAATGAGTTGGCGTCCCTGTCGGAGCGGGTGAAGGCGCTGGAGAGTGAAGTTGCCCAATTGCGTGGAAGTTCCCCCGCGAAATCGGCAGCGACTGTGGCTCCTCCTCTGGTCACGGCTCCCAAGGGGGTTGCGGATACTCCGCGCGCCTCTTTGGAGAACCGCATCGGCTCGCAACTCTTCAGCCGTATCGGTATTGTGGCGTTGCTCATCGGCGCTGCATGGTTTCTTCAACTCGCAATCAATAACCGCTGGATTGGACCTCTGGGCCGCATCCTTGTGGGTCTTATCGCCGGTGCGGGACTGATCGTATGGTCTGAGCGTTTTCGAGACAGGGGATTCAAGGTGTTTTCGTGGTCGCTCAAGGCGATTGGCAGCGGCGTGCTTTATCTTTCGCTCTGGGCCGCCGTCCAGCTTTACCATCTGTTACCTGCTTCGGGGGCTATTGCTGCGATGGTTCTGGTCACGGCGTGGAACGCCTTCATGGCCTGGTCGCAGGACAGCGAAATCCTTGCAGCCTATGCTTTGGCCGGAGGCATGGCTACGCCGCTGCTGCTCTCTACCGGCGGCAACCACGAGATTTTTCTCTTTACCTACATCCTTGCAATCGATGTTGCGATGGTTCTCCTTCTTCGGCTCAAGCCGTGGCCGAGGCTGCTGCTGGGAGCGTTTCCCGCTACCGTCGCTTACTTCATCGGTTGGTATATTGCTTTCAATTCCGCGGCCCAGCTTGCACCGACGGCCCTCTTCGTCTTCCTTTTCTTCGCAGTGTTCATATCGGTCCCCATCGGCTGGAAGGAGAGTCAACGGCTTACTCAGGCAGGGAAGCGAGGCGCATTCCGTATCACCGAGATCTTTCTTCCGCTGGCCAACGCCATCTTTGCGTCGCTCGCGCTCTACGTGCTTTTGCAGGATGCAGGCCATCACAGCCTGTTGCCGTGGTTGATGGTGCTCTTTGCTGTTGTCTATCTTGGCCTGCTGCGATTGCCGCAAACGAGCATTGCATCGGCGGTTCACCTGTCTTTGGCCGTTGTGTTTCTTACGATTGCCATTCCGCTGAAGGCCAGCGGACGCTGGATTACGGTGGGCTGGTTTGTAGAAGCGGTGGCGCTGCTATGGGCCTCTGCGCGGCTTGAGACGGCAACAGAGGATGCAGCTTCGGCAAGTGCGCATCGTATCCTTCGTTCGCTTGCGGTGGCTGCGCTAGCTTTGGGATGCTGCGGTCTCATGCTGCAGCCCCTCTGGTTCGGTAAGCCCGTCCATGCGGCGTTTCTTAATGGCCGCTTTGCCACGGCACTCTTTGGGATTGCAGTTCTGGCCTGCGCCGCATGGATCTCGCTTCACGCGCGTCACTCGAACGAGGGGAGCCCTCGTTGGCTGCACATTGCAGGGGCTTCCATCATTGCGCTCAATCTCGTCGCAATCGTCGCGTGCGTTCGCGAACTGGATACTGTTTGGGGGCACACCGCCGCTCACTCTGACGCTGAGTTGCAGAAGGCGCTTGCGGTCTCTGCTTTTCTGATGATCTATGGAGCGGTGCTGCTGGCTGTCGGCTTCTGGAAGCGCACTGCCTTCATTCGCTGGCAGGCGTTGATTCTGATCGTCTTCACTATCGCCAAGACTTTCGTCTACGACATGCGTAGCCTCAGTCAGGGTTATCGTGTGGTCAGCTTCCTCGGCCTCGGGGCTCTGCTCATGGCAGTGAGCTTTGCCTACCAGAAGGACTGGCTGGCCCTGCGCGACTCCGAGCCGGAAGACAAAGGAGTTGAATGA
- a CDS encoding response regulator: MKNETGPLRIMVVDDDALSREVLALLLDHAGYIVGTADSGDAAVHQLSTMPEPRPHVVLADIQMPGTTGSALAHALRECCGADSLLLAMSGSRPSDDVIRDFDGLLLKPFTMEELSAAIAATNDLPQAARDAVHQNLTLLDQVTYEKLAKSMRAERLEQLYTLCLTDAEERITRMRQLASNKEDVSFRKEAHAIKGGAGLVGAVELQTLAGVLEDDGIQANHVASLDELMISCDRLRRILMARRNI; this comes from the coding sequence ATGAAGAATGAAACGGGGCCGCTGCGAATTATGGTTGTAGACGACGACGCGTTGAGCCGCGAGGTTCTTGCGCTTCTGCTCGATCACGCCGGATACATCGTCGGCACAGCGGATTCCGGTGACGCTGCGGTGCATCAGCTAAGTACCATGCCTGAACCGCGGCCCCATGTTGTATTGGCCGACATACAAATGCCCGGCACGACCGGCAGCGCCTTGGCCCATGCTCTGCGCGAGTGCTGCGGAGCGGACTCGCTGCTGCTGGCCATGAGCGGAAGCCGCCCCAGCGATGACGTCATTCGCGACTTCGATGGTCTGTTGCTCAAGCCCTTCACCATGGAAGAGCTGTCCGCTGCCATTGCGGCAACGAACGACCTGCCCCAGGCTGCCCGCGACGCAGTTCATCAAAATCTAACCCTTCTGGATCAGGTTACTTATGAGAAGCTCGCAAAATCGATGCGGGCAGAGCGCTTGGAGCAGCTTTATACCCTATGCCTCACTGACGCAGAAGAGCGGATCACACGCATGCGACAACTTGCATCCAACAAAGAGGACGTGTCCTTCCGAAAGGAGGCTCACGCCATCAAGGGCGGCGCGGGCCTGGTTGGAGCAGTTGAGCTACAGACGTTGGCCGGAGTTCTGGAAGACGATGGCATTCAAGCTAATCATGTAGCTTCTCTTGACGAATTGATGATTTCCTGTGACCGTCTGCGTCGTATCCTGATGGCGCGAAGGAACATATAG
- a CDS encoding response regulator transcription factor — protein sequence MNDAVKSAGTPTVAVTPIRIVVADDHPVVRIGVKNMLEDEPGFEVVGQAEDGDDAITQTLDLEPDILLLDLQMPRLPGLEAMRAIMSKSPRVKIILLTSTISTQQVIEALQIGARGIVLKDAVASDLATSLRAVLSGDYWIGGERVANLLTALNELMNKAAAVPERKTYGLTPRELEVTTCIVEGCSNKDVAKQFAISEETVKRHLSNIFDKTGVSTRLELALFAIAHKLVILNA from the coding sequence ATGAACGACGCAGTGAAATCAGCCGGTACCCCCACAGTCGCAGTGACACCCATCCGCATTGTCGTCGCCGACGACCATCCCGTAGTCCGCATCGGCGTCAAAAACATGCTGGAAGATGAGCCAGGCTTCGAGGTAGTGGGCCAGGCCGAAGACGGCGATGACGCGATCACGCAGACGCTCGATCTGGAGCCGGATATTCTTTTGCTCGATCTCCAGATGCCACGCCTTCCCGGTCTGGAGGCGATGCGCGCCATCATGAGCAAGTCTCCCCGGGTCAAAATCATCCTGTTGACCAGCACCATCTCGACCCAGCAGGTCATCGAAGCCCTGCAGATCGGCGCACGCGGAATTGTATTGAAGGACGCCGTCGCCAGCGACCTCGCAACCTCGTTGCGGGCAGTCCTCTCCGGCGATTATTGGATCGGCGGCGAGCGCGTTGCCAACCTGTTGACCGCCCTGAACGAACTGATGAACAAGGCCGCCGCCGTGCCTGAGCGGAAGACCTACGGTCTGACCCCGCGCGAGCTGGAGGTCACCACCTGCATCGTCGAAGGATGCAGCAACAAGGACGTAGCGAAGCAATTTGCCATCAGCGAGGAGACCGTAAAGCGCCACCTCTCGAACATCTTCGACAAGACCGGCGTTTCGACTCGGTTGGAGCTTGCGCTGTTCGCCATCGCACATAAGCTGGTCATCCTCAACGCCTGA
- a CDS encoding YpdA family putative bacillithiol disulfide reductase: MQTFSKIEDMSDGAASDKVDLLVVGAGPTGLACAIEAQRAGFSAILVDKGCLCNSLFHYPAHMTFFTTPELLEIGDMPFSSPNQKPNRNEALEYYRKVAEHYRLDIRQYETVERVEGSDGDFTVHTTDRFGRPLVHRARKLAISTGYYDLPNYLDIPGEELHKVRHYYHEPHPFYGLDVVVIGGKNSAAIAALDLWRHGARVTLVHRGAEMHRHVKYWILPDINNRIKNGEIKAYFSSTVANISEDDVTLQTPEGSVALPNQFVFALTGYHPDFDFIERLGVRLDEANDRCPVCDPATLESNVPGIYLAGVIVAGERTNEIFIENGRFHGKLIAEDLRAKLVGASE, translated from the coding sequence ATGCAGACCTTCAGTAAGATTGAAGACATGAGCGATGGTGCAGCTTCAGACAAGGTTGATTTACTGGTAGTCGGCGCCGGCCCCACCGGGCTGGCCTGCGCCATCGAGGCGCAACGGGCAGGGTTCTCCGCGATCCTGGTGGATAAAGGCTGCCTTTGCAACTCTCTCTTTCACTATCCCGCGCACATGACGTTCTTCACCACGCCAGAGCTGCTGGAGATCGGCGACATGCCCTTTTCCAGCCCGAACCAGAAACCCAACCGTAACGAAGCGTTGGAGTACTACCGCAAGGTCGCGGAGCACTATCGTCTCGACATCCGCCAGTACGAGACTGTAGAACGGGTCGAAGGCAGCGACGGTGATTTCACGGTTCACACCACCGACCGCTTTGGCCGCCCACTTGTCCATCGCGCGCGCAAACTGGCCATCTCCACCGGCTACTACGACCTGCCTAACTATCTCGACATTCCCGGCGAAGAGCTGCACAAGGTCCGCCACTACTATCACGAGCCACATCCCTTTTATGGACTCGATGTAGTCGTCATAGGCGGCAAGAACTCGGCAGCCATTGCGGCGCTCGATCTCTGGCGGCATGGCGCGCGCGTAACTCTCGTCCATCGCGGTGCGGAGATGCACCGCCACGTAAAGTACTGGATCCTGCCCGACATCAACAACCGCATCAAAAATGGCGAGATCAAAGCGTACTTCAGCAGCACAGTGGCCAACATCTCAGAAGACGACGTGACACTCCAGACTCCTGAGGGATCAGTGGCACTGCCGAACCAGTTCGTCTTTGCGCTCACCGGCTACCACCCCGACTTTGATTTCATCGAACGGCTGGGAGTGCGTCTCGATGAGGCCAATGACCGTTGCCCAGTGTGCGATCCGGCTACGCTCGAGAGCAACGTTCCTGGAATCTATCTTGCGGGGGTCATCGTCGCCGGGGAACGCACCAACGAAATCTTTATCGAGAATGGACGATTCCACGGAAAGCTCATCGCCGAAGACCTCCGCGCAAAGCTGGTCGGCGCTTCAGAGTAA
- a CDS encoding SDR family NAD(P)-dependent oxidoreductase yields the protein MRSLQGKIVFVTGASSGIGRATALAFAREGARLLLCARRLERLDEFKQALLQDGAPEVHVFALDVQKRSAVEKALEELPSEWQEIDVLVNNAGLSRGLTKLYEDDPQNWEEMIDTNIKGLLYVTRAVVPGMVSRGRGHVINLGSTAGYITYANGAVYCATKAAEKAISQGLKIDLMGTAVRVTSVDPGMVETAFSSVRFRGDEEKASKVYENITPLQPEDVADAIVWAASRPAHVNIHNILLTSIDQANSTVLHRHS from the coding sequence ATGAGATCCTTACAGGGAAAGATCGTCTTTGTTACGGGAGCAAGCTCGGGAATCGGTAGAGCGACAGCGTTGGCTTTTGCCCGCGAGGGTGCCAGGCTTTTGCTGTGTGCGCGGCGTTTGGAGCGATTGGATGAGTTTAAGCAGGCGCTCCTCCAAGATGGAGCACCAGAGGTGCACGTCTTTGCCCTCGATGTTCAGAAGCGTTCTGCGGTCGAAAAGGCCCTTGAAGAGCTTCCGTCCGAATGGCAGGAGATTGACGTGCTGGTCAATAATGCCGGACTGAGCCGCGGCCTGACCAAGCTGTATGAGGATGACCCGCAGAACTGGGAAGAGATGATCGATACCAATATCAAGGGTCTGCTCTACGTTACCCGCGCTGTGGTGCCGGGGATGGTCTCGCGTGGCCGTGGGCATGTCATCAATCTTGGATCGACAGCGGGATATATCACCTACGCCAACGGCGCTGTCTATTGCGCGACCAAGGCGGCTGAGAAGGCCATCAGCCAGGGGTTGAAGATCGATCTGATGGGAACTGCCGTGCGCGTGACCTCAGTGGACCCGGGGATGGTCGAGACAGCGTTCAGTTCGGTTCGATTTCGCGGAGACGAAGAGAAGGCGAGCAAGGTGTATGAGAACATCACGCCGCTTCAGCCTGAAGACGTTGCAGACGCCATCGTCTGGGCCGCCAGCCGTCCGGCACACGTCAACATTCACAATATCCTGCTGACGAGCATCGACCAGGCGAACTCAACGGTCTTACATCGTCACAGCTAG